Proteins encoded in a region of the Vanessa atalanta chromosome 23, ilVanAtal1.2, whole genome shotgun sequence genome:
- the LOC125072973 gene encoding cytochrome P450 4C1-like has product MLVVDNKAQTRRTTNCRRLLTPNWTCIYDFWKFNSMSLVFILLLTSLFLCWLSITRRRHGEPPIVDGCFPLIGHAYMIFGNSIQLWDKFKSLTRECFTKGHAVYFLLGPKKIYFLTDPDDITLVANMCLQKDTIFGEKCKELVGDGLLFSDVITWRRHRKIILPTFNQQVLDTYLPIFNNKARKLVKIFEKESGKGPFDHSTYLRQMALETICSTAMGVEITESQAVNYTNALHLAFDNGTERYQKFWLQNDFIYNLSNLKKEQDKCVEVVYEMTRQVLAKKQKLYEMTNNNKQGINSFIEHLLSSNELSEKEIINEVHNMIIAGSDTSSSVLLFTLILIGSYPEAQKKILDELLYIFGDSDRDLVKQDLGKMTYTEAVLKESMRFFVMAPFVMRYIDKEVKIKNYTLRPGNNCIFSFYGVHRHDIWGNDADQFKPERWLESELPSNPKAYMAFSIGKRNCIGRSYAMMLMKTTLAHLLQCYRINSDYKQLQIKLNILIKPYKYSLFLRH; this is encoded by the exons tatgtcGCTGGTATTTATTCTTCTTCTGACATCCCTTTTTCTATGCTGGTTGTCGATAACAAGGCGCAGACACGGAGAACCACCAATTGTAGACGGTTGCTTTCCCCTAATTGGACATGCATATATGATTTTTGGAAATTCAATTC aaCTATgggataaattcaaatcattgaCGCGGGAATGTTTTACAAAGGGTCACGCTGTATACTTCTTGCTCGGCCCAAAAAAGATTTATT ttttaaCGGACCCGGACGACATAACTCTTGTAGCAAATATGTGCCTTCAAAAGGACACTATTTTTGGGGAAAAGTGTAAGGAGTTGGTCGGTGACGGATTACTATTCTCCGACG TAATAACATGGAGACGACATCGTAAGATCATCCTGCCCACATTCAACCAGCAAGTATTGGATACCTATTTACCAATATTCAACAACAAAGCGAGAAAATTGGTAAAGATATTCGAGAAGGAATCTGGAAAAGGTCCATTTGACCATTCAACATATTTAAGACAAATGGCACTAGAAACTATCTGCT caaCGGCAATGGGTGTTGAAATTACCGAGTCCCAAGCAGTGAACTACACCAATGCGCTGCATTTGGCTTTTGATAACGGGACCGAAAGATACCAAAAATTTTGGCtacaaaatgattttatatataacctatCTAATTTGAAAAAGGAACAGGATAAATGCGTAGAAGTTGTATATGAGATGACAAGGCAA GTTTTGGccaaaaaacaaaagttatatgaaatgacaaataataataaacaag gaATAAACAGTTTTATAGAACATCTTCTAAGTTCGAATGAGTTATctgaaaaagaaataattaacgaagtacataatatgataatagCGGGGAGTGATACTTCATCTAGTGTGCTTCTGTTTACATTGATTTTGATTGGATCTTATCCTGAAGCACAGAAAAAAATTCTTGACGA gttattatatatatttggtgacTCGGACCGAGATCTTGTTAAACAAGATTTAGGAAAAATGACTTACACAGAAGCCGTACTTAAAGAAAGCATGCGTTTTTTTGTAATGGCACCTTTTGTGATGAGATACATCGACAAAGAGgttaaaataa AAAATTATACTTTACGACCTGGTAACAATTGCATCTTCTCGTTTTACGGTGTACATCGTCACGATATTTGGGGGAATGATGCTGACCAGTTCAAACCAGAACGTTGGTTGGAAAGTGAATTGCCATCTAATCCTAAGGCTTATATGGCCTTTAGTATTGGAAAAAGGAATTGTATAG GTCGATCATATGCCATGATGTTAATGAAAACAACATTGGCTCATTTACTCCAGTGCTACAGAATAAATTCCGATTacaaacaattacaaataaaactcaaCATTTTGATTAAAcct tataaATATAGTCTATTTTTGAGACATTGA
- the LOC125073028 gene encoding fumarylacetoacetate hydrolase domain-containing protein 2, whose protein sequence is MNNTISIARRAITSIKTHCPIKKGLNITGNVGIRKFSISSCRNMKFVQFVYNEKPNDIRVGYLDGDNVVDINKADSNLPSNLLDILKNGDVEKVKRLKSSNPSSVPLSSIKLAAPIHGNDKVLCVGLNYKDHCEEQKLTPPEVPMIFSKFASTIIGQKDAVKLRTDVTDKVDWEVELTVVIGKKASNVKAANAFDYVFGYTVAQDISARDWQKTRNGGQFLLGKSMDTFCPIGPCITTSDEIGDPQDLTIKCSVNGVQKQSSNTNQLVHKIENVIERLSSVMTLLPGDIILTGTPGGVGMYRSPPEYLKPGDLIQSEIQNIGVLETKVEKF, encoded by the exons ATGAATAACACAATTTCAATTGCCCGGCGCGCGATAACGTCAATAAAAACTCACTGTCCTATAAAAAAAGGTCTTAATATCACTGGTAACGTCGGTATTAGGAAGTTTTCTATCAGTTCGTGTAGAAATATGAAGTTCGTTCAATTTGTTTACAATGAAAAACCTAATGACATTCGAGTTGGATATTTAGACGGTGATAATGTTGTAGACATCAATAAAGCTGACTCCAACTTGCCTAGCAACCTGttagatattttgaaaaatggTGATGTGGAAAAAGTTAAGAg gcTAAAGTCTTCTAATCCATCATCAGTACCTCTGTCTTCCATTAAACTGGCAGCACCAATTCACGGAAATGACAAAGTATTGTGTGTTGGACTTAATTACAAAGACCATTGCGAAGAGCAGAAATTGACTCCTCCTGAAGTACCTATGATCTTCAGCAAATTTGCAAGCACAATCATCGGCCAAAAGGATGCTGTGAAGCTTAGGACTGATGTAACTGAT AAAGTAGACTGGGAAGTTGAACTTACCGTCGTGATTGGCAAAAAGGCGAGTAACGTTAAAGCAGCTAATGCGTTCGACTACGTATTTGGTTACACCGTTGCCCAGGATATCAGTGCCAGGGACTGGCAGAAAACTAGAAATGGAGGACAATTTCTACTTGGCAAG tcTATGGACACGTTCTGTCCGATTGGCCCTTGCATCACAACCAGTGATGAAATCGGTGATCCACAAGATTTAACCATCAAGTGCAGTGTCAATGGAGTTCAGAAACAGTCCAGCAATACTAATCAGCTTGTTCATAAGATTGAAAATGTCATCGAGAGACTTAGctc GGTTATGACACTTCTGCCGGGTGATATAATACTGACAGGAACTCCAGGCGGTGTTGGCATGTACAGATCTCCACCCGAATATCTGAAGCCAGGGGATTTAATTCAGAGTGAAATACAAAACATCGGTGTCCTAGAAACCAAGgttgaaaagttttaa